One part of the Neisseria zalophi genome encodes these proteins:
- a CDS encoding RHS repeat domain-containing protein, giving the protein MKVEIFKPEQEKETWVYSYDALGRRIGKGRLKNSQEVSDGLEDKTDFTWDGSHLIQETRSDGLYTYIYTDKDSYEPLAQIRNWTNEEGESHQETNYFHCDQIGIPREMTDKDGNLLWFGKYKGWGKLEEETNISNTHQPFRLQNQYCDTETGLHYNFFRYYEPDCGRFVNQDPIGLGGGNNLYQFALNAQTWFDLFGLSATAAVLTGLGTDAGILEPTDAVPQKWAGWGIALGAAVAVDVGVWAYSKLQANSKSQDAEKQREYEIAKKFCDNPPPTGENKCASLHNQIEHAKKCINLYEEWDKKWLPGRHAQKIQEYKNRLNNLKNEHKKNCVTSKK; this is encoded by the coding sequence GTGAAAGTGGAAATCTTTAAGCCCGAACAGGAAAAAGAGACTTGGGTTTATAGCTACGACGCGCTAGGCAGAAGAATCGGCAAAGGCCGTCTGAAAAACAGCCAAGAAGTTTCAGACGGCTTGGAAGATAAAACCGACTTCACTTGGGACGGCAGCCATTTAATACAGGAAACCCGTTCAGACGGCCTGTACACTTATATCTATACCGACAAAGATTCTTACGAACCTTTGGCACAAATCCGCAATTGGACAAACGAAGAGGGGGAAAGCCACCAAGAAACCAATTATTTCCACTGCGACCAAATCGGCATTCCGCGTGAGATGACCGATAAAGACGGGAATTTATTGTGGTTTGGAAAATATAAAGGTTGGGGGAAATTAGAGGAAGAGACCAATATCTCTAATACTCATCAGCCGTTTAGGTTGCAGAATCAGTATTGTGATACCGAAACAGGGTTGCATTATAACTTCTTTAGGTATTATGAGCCTGATTGCGGTCGGTTTGTGAATCAGGATCCGATTGGACTAGGAGGGGGGAATAATTTGTACCAGTTTGCGCTTAATGCTCAAACATGGTTTGATTTATTTGGATTAAGTGCAACGGCTGCAGTATTAACTGGATTGGGTACGGATGCCGGAATATTGGAGCCGACGGATGCAGTCCCTCAAAAATGGGCAGGCTGGGGAATTGCACTTGGTGCAGCAGTCGCAGTGGATGTAGGAGTCTGGGCATACTCGAAATTACAAGCAAATTCAAAATCACAAGATGCAGAAAAGCAGCGTGAATATGAAATAGCAAAAAAGTTCTGTGACAATCCCCCGCCAACTGGAGAAAATAAATGCGCATCTTTGCACAATCAAATTGAACATGCGAAAAAATGTATTAATCTTTATGAAGAATGGGATAAAAAATGGCTACCTGGTAGGCATGCTCAAAAAATACAAGAATATAAAAACAGATTAAATAATCTAAAAAATGAGCATAAGAAAAATTGTGTCACTAGTAAGAAATAA
- a CDS encoding ankyrin repeat domain-containing protein, which produces MEKELSNILKRYEIHPDFLGVSIEDINQVGGMDDTVLHIAARNNYLNDALIFLQNGALIDIKGDLGYTPLHYACMFGNIEMVRLLLDNGANKNIQNEFGENAIKIAINSSSENKDMIVKLLNNFKRKKHK; this is translated from the coding sequence ATGGAAAAAGAACTATCAAATATTTTAAAAAGATATGAAATACATCCTGATTTTTTGGGTGTATCTATTGAAGATATCAATCAAGTAGGAGGCATGGATGACACAGTCTTACATATTGCAGCTAGAAATAATTATTTAAACGATGCTCTTATATTTCTTCAAAATGGAGCATTGATTGATATTAAGGGTGATTTAGGATATACGCCACTACATTATGCATGCATGTTTGGAAATATAGAAATGGTGAGATTACTCCTTGATAATGGCGCTAACAAAAATATCCAAAATGAATTTGGAGAAAATGCCATTAAAATTGCAATTAACTCATCAAGTGAAAATAAAGATATGATAGTAAAACTACTAAATAATTTTAAAAGAAAAAAACATAAATAA
- a CDS encoding IS5 family transposase — protein MSTFFQQTAQAMIAKHIDRFPLLKLEQVIDWQPVEQYLNRQKTRYIRDHRGRPAYPLLAMFKAVLLGQWHSLSDPELEHSLITRIDFNLFCHFDEMNIPDHSTLCRYRNWLAQDNTLAELLDLINRQLTEKGLKVEKAQAAVIDATIIQTAGSKQRQSIEVDSEGEITGQTTPSKDKDARWVKKNGHHQLGYKQHTRTDAEGYIEKLHITAANAHECKHLLPLLAGMAKETTVYADKGYDSAENRKHLEEYKLKDGIMSKSHRNRPLTEAQTRRNKHLSKTRYVVEQSFGTLHRKFRYARAAYFGLDKVSAQSHLKAICLNLLKAANRLRAPIAA, from the coding sequence ATGAGTACGTTCTTTCAGCAAACCGCCCAAGCCATGATTGCCAAACACATTGACCGCTTTCCTTTATTAAAGCTCGAACAGGTAATTGATTGGCAGCCGGTAGAGCAGTATCTGAATCGTCAGAAAACCCGTTATATCAGAGATCACCGCGGCCGTCCCGCCTATCCCTTATTGGCTATGTTTAAAGCCGTTTTACTCGGCCAATGGCACAGTCTTTCCGACCCCGAACTCGAACACAGTCTCATTACCCGTATTGATTTCAACCTGTTTTGTCATTTTGACGAGATGAATATTCCCGATCACAGTACCCTTTGCCGTTACCGCAACTGGTTAGCACAAGATAATACCTTGGCCGAACTGTTGGATTTGATTAACCGCCAACTGACTGAGAAAGGCTTAAAGGTAGAGAAGGCACAGGCTGCCGTTATTGATGCGACGATTATTCAGACGGCCGGCAGTAAACAACGTCAGTCCATAGAGGTTGATAGCGAAGGAGAGATAACCGGTCAAACCACACCGAGCAAAGATAAAGATGCCCGTTGGGTGAAGAAGAACGGTCATCATCAATTAGGCTATAAGCAGCACACCCGTACCGATGCGGAAGGTTATATTGAGAAGCTGCATATTACAGCGGCCAATGCCCACGAGTGCAAACATCTGTTGCCTTTGTTGGCAGGCATGGCCAAAGAGACTACCGTCTATGCGGATAAAGGTTACGACAGTGCAGAAAACAGAAAGCATCTGGAAGAATATAAACTGAAAGACGGCATTATGAGTAAATCCCATCGCAACCGTCCGCTGACGGAAGCGCAAACCCGCCGCAACAAACATTTATCGAAAACCCGTTATGTAGTGGAACAGAGTTTCGGTACGCTGCACCGTAAATTCCGCTATGCGCGGGCAGCCTACTTCGGGCTGGATAAAGTATCAGCACAAAGCCATCTGAAAGCGATATGTTTGAACCTGTTGAAGGCGGCCAACAGGCTACGTGCGCCTATTGCTGCCTAA
- a CDS encoding Imm15 family immunity protein: MLTKKIAKIFKDSSIQFEELLFDYETFEEPPLINRYTKVKKIAKDIDRKDLNTFLFNLALAHLNNVVLYAKNKLTSEEFANFFICLVYHGDENKVDSGISEFGFYMPTFCVTRKEKQLDIKNQIKKEAIINLENYPIIKKTLTDLNLIQIMDVHLESFTDQFGSEIKRFFFLYKEI, from the coding sequence ATGTTAACCAAAAAAATTGCGAAAATTTTTAAAGATTCATCCATTCAGTTTGAAGAACTTCTTTTTGATTATGAGACATTTGAAGAACCCCCTTTAATTAACAGATATACTAAAGTAAAAAAAATAGCAAAAGATATAGATAGAAAGGATTTAAATACTTTTTTATTTAATTTGGCTTTGGCACATTTAAACAATGTGGTGTTATATGCAAAAAATAAACTAACCTCGGAAGAGTTTGCTAATTTTTTTATTTGTTTGGTTTATCATGGTGATGAAAATAAAGTAGATTCAGGTATAAGCGAATTTGGTTTTTATATGCCAACTTTCTGTGTTACAAGAAAAGAAAAGCAATTAGATATAAAAAATCAAATTAAAAAGGAGGCTATTATTAATCTGGAAAACTACCCTATCATAAAAAAAACGCTAACGGATTTAAACCTAATTCAAATTATGGATGTCCATCTTGAAAGTTTTACTGACCAATTTGGCTCTGAAATTAAAAGATTTTTCTTTTTATATAAGGAAATTTAA